Proteins encoded together in one Microcebus murinus isolate Inina chromosome 18, M.murinus_Inina_mat1.0, whole genome shotgun sequence window:
- the TAC4 gene encoding tachykinin-4, producing the protein MAQGSNKLMEGSRMAKRTREQGELPPPTLREPKCRQEPAGGGCLWAAGGSQRVLEHSRLTMLACFTLLLLTGLSLCAAAGDGGKERALSTEAEPWVTVTLEEGAPPITQRQLQQVKRGKASQFFGLMGKQMGGATRIQPGRRADCQPYADGACLLGMLHCTVLLDHTAGVPKQETP; encoded by the exons ATGGCCCAGGGCTCAAATAAGCTGATGGAAGGAAGCAGGATGGCCAAAAGGACCAGAGAACAGGGCGAGCTTCCCCCACCTACACTCAGGGAGCCAAAGTGCAGACAGGAGCCTGCTGGAGGCGGGTGTCTTTGGGCTGCCGGGGGCTCCCAGAGGGTTCTAGAACACAGCAGGCTCACCATGCTGGCCTGCTTCACCCTGCTTCTCCTGACGGGGCTGTCCTTGTGCGCTGCGGCAGGTGATGGTGGAAAGGAACGGGCACTCAGCACTGAAGCAGAGCCCTGGGTAACCGTGACCTTGGAG GAAggcgccccgcccatcacccagCGCCAGCTGCAGCAGGTGAAGAGGGGCAAGGCGAGCCAGTTCTTCGGGCTGATGGGGAAGCAGATGGGAG GAGCAACTCGGATCCAGCCAGGGAGAAGAGCAG ACTGCCAGCCCTATGCAGACGGAGCTTGTCTCCTTGGCATGCTGCACTGCACTGTCCTGCTGGATCACACGGCTGGTGTCCCCAAACAGGAAACCCCCTAA